In Thermococcus thioreducens, a genomic segment contains:
- a CDS encoding DUF763 domain-containing protein translates to MRNVADLPLHGGHVPAWLAQRMRRLTRLVLVLAVEEYGTKGLLERLSDPVWFQAFNNVIGMDWDSSGSTTVTAGMIKDALWREELGVKAAGGKGKKSRATPEELRRIAELYDLDPEPYVRTSRLVAKVDTVALQTGYGLYHHVFFLDEEGNWAVVQQGMNERERMARRFHWFDAETFTLDPHKAISGLRREFALNTVSKEAKEYQKTLLDVVQEDPVKIERELESLKALAKGYRPLVYYKPRNVNEVSILRRYESLGRFELNKRALEFARELSVSNYEEFLLLKGLGPSTLRALSLVLELVYDVHPSWKDPVTHPPDPFKFTYAVGGKDRVPFPIDKPAYDELISFLEELVSRHPWERALVRNVTKITKNWKFPEEDKRAT, encoded by the coding sequence ATGAGGAACGTTGCAGATTTGCCCCTTCACGGCGGCCATGTTCCGGCGTGGCTGGCGCAGAGGATGAGGAGGCTTACAAGGTTAGTGCTGGTTCTGGCGGTTGAGGAGTACGGGACGAAGGGCCTCCTTGAGAGGCTCTCCGACCCGGTCTGGTTCCAGGCGTTTAACAACGTCATCGGGATGGACTGGGACTCCTCGGGAAGCACGACGGTAACGGCGGGCATGATAAAGGACGCCCTCTGGAGGGAGGAGCTGGGGGTTAAAGCCGCCGGGGGCAAGGGGAAGAAGAGCCGTGCTACACCGGAGGAGCTTAGGAGGATAGCGGAGCTTTACGACCTCGACCCCGAGCCCTATGTGAGGACATCCAGGCTAGTGGCCAAAGTCGACACGGTTGCGCTCCAGACCGGCTACGGGCTCTACCACCACGTCTTCTTCCTCGATGAGGAAGGCAACTGGGCGGTGGTACAGCAGGGCATGAACGAGAGGGAGAGGATGGCGAGGCGCTTCCACTGGTTCGATGCTGAGACCTTCACCCTCGATCCCCATAAGGCTATCTCCGGGCTCAGGAGAGAGTTCGCCCTCAACACTGTCTCAAAGGAAGCCAAAGAATACCAGAAGACGCTCCTCGATGTGGTTCAGGAGGACCCGGTTAAAATAGAGCGCGAGCTGGAGAGTTTGAAAGCGCTCGCAAAAGGCTACCGCCCGCTCGTTTACTACAAGCCCCGCAACGTCAATGAGGTTTCCATCCTAAGGCGCTACGAAAGTCTGGGAAGGTTTGAGCTGAACAAGAGGGCATTAGAGTTTGCCCGTGAGCTTAGTGTGAGCAACTACGAGGAGTTTTTGCTATTGAAGGGCCTCGGCCCGAGCACTTTGCGCGCTCTCTCGCTCGTCCTTGAGCTCGTCTACGACGTCCACCCGAGCTGGAAGGACCCGGTGACGCACCCGCCTGATCCCTTCAAGTTCACCTACGCCGTTGGGGGCAAGGACAGAGTGCCGTTCCCGATAGACAAGCCCGCCTACGACGAGCTTATTTCCTTCCTTGAGGAGCTCGTCTCAAGGCATCCCTGGGAAAGGGCCCTCGTCCGGAACGTGACGAAGATAACCAAAAACTGGAAGTTCCCGGAGGAAGATAAGAGGGCGACGTGA